In one window of Gemmatimonadota bacterium DNA:
- a CDS encoding polyprenyl synthetase family protein has translation MPGSEPVAPPPAAFEARQALAEARERVDALLGAWSERIQTIVPGRTGEALAYALNTPGKRVRAALVINAYRAVGGVSPAIAAVAAAVETVHAYSLVHDDLPCMDDDDLRRGRPTTHRAYDVPTATRVGFLLVPVAGLVLAQAARDLLLPPATLGRMAEELFESGGIRGMVGGQWLDLEAERKQLDLEGLIAVHRGKTGALIRAACVLGGMAAEAPPAAVEALAAYGQEVGLAFQIADDVLDVTGTSDQLGKTAGRDVALEKSTYVSLLGVERARDEAGALASQAVRHLEGAGIPPGPLAALAQYIVARES, from the coding sequence ATGCCGGGGAGTGAGCCGGTCGCGCCGCCGCCGGCCGCCTTCGAGGCGCGCCAGGCCCTGGCCGAGGCGCGCGAGCGGGTGGACGCGCTGCTCGGCGCCTGGAGCGAGCGGATCCAGACCATCGTCCCCGGCCGCACCGGCGAGGCGCTGGCCTACGCCCTGAATACCCCCGGCAAGCGGGTCCGCGCCGCCCTGGTGATCAACGCCTACCGGGCCGTGGGCGGGGTCTCGCCCGCCATCGCGGCGGTGGCGGCCGCCGTCGAGACCGTGCACGCCTACTCCCTGGTGCACGACGACCTGCCCTGCATGGACGACGACGACCTCCGCCGCGGCCGCCCCACCACCCACCGCGCCTATGACGTGCCCACCGCCACCCGGGTCGGGTTCCTGCTGGTCCCGGTGGCGGGGCTGGTGCTGGCCCAGGCGGCCCGCGACCTCCTGCTGCCGCCCGCGACCCTCGGGCGGATGGCGGAGGAGCTGTTCGAGTCGGGCGGCATCCGGGGGATGGTCGGGGGACAGTGGCTGGATCTGGAGGCGGAGCGGAAGCAGCTGGACCTCGAGGGACTGATCGCGGTGCACCGGGGCAAGACCGGCGCGCTGATCCGGGCGGCGTGCGTGCTGGGCGGCATGGCGGCCGAGGCACCGCCCGCCGCGGTCGAGGCGCTGGCGGCGTACGGCCAGGAGGTGGGCCTCGCCTTCCAGATCGCCGACGACGTACTGGACGTCACGGGCACCAGCGACCAGCTTGGCAAGACCGCGGGCCGGGACGTCGCCCTGGAGAAGTCCACGTACGTGAGCCTGCTGGGGGTGGAGCGGGCCCGCGACGAGGCCGGGGCCCTGGCCAGCCAGGCGGTGCGGCACCTCGAGGGGGCCGGGATCCCGCCGGGACCCCTCGCCGCCCTCGCGCAGTATATTGTGGCAAGGGAATCCTGA
- a CDS encoding cell division protein ZapA, with translation MSTPKHAVRVTIGGEDYTVRSELPPEYTREVAAYVDAALKRIRDMLPQVETHKAAILAALAITDELFQARRGDREHSARLNAMADDLARLLPPSKRGRRATGPQGIPG, from the coding sequence ATGAGCACGCCGAAGCACGCCGTCCGGGTGACGATCGGGGGCGAGGACTACACCGTCCGCTCCGAACTGCCGCCGGAATACACCCGCGAGGTGGCCGCCTACGTGGACGCGGCGCTCAAGCGCATCCGCGACATGCTGCCGCAGGTGGAGACCCACAAGGCGGCGATCCTGGCGGCGCTGGCCATCACCGATGAGTTGTTCCAGGCCCGCCGCGGCGACCGGGAGCATTCCGCCCGGCTCAACGCGATGGCCGACGACCTGGCCCGGCTGCTGCCCCCCTCCAAGCGGGGACGCCGCGCCACGGGGCCGCAGGGCATTCCGGGGTAG
- the rny gene encoding ribonuclease Y, whose amino-acid sequence MSPFLLPLVEGLAAGVVVATVAFLIYSRTQRQSATRTLAAARAEAQALVADASTKALEARNQIVLEGKMETLRLREDLDKEAQRRREEWERFERRAEERDQTLERKLEEVRKQESGFSAREQAVSRKEGELRQREQEKQAELKQREGELERLLGEERQKLERVAGLTGEEARREVLQKAEDEARSQAQAIGRDIREQAKRAAEKDARKIVALAVQRLAAEATAETTVSAVPLPSDEMKGRIIGREGRNIRAFEQATGVDVIIDDTPDTVIISCFDPVRREVARRTLEALIVDGRIHPGRIEELAAKSARELQAELVELGEKAAFETGVHGLHPELIKLIGRMRYRTSYGQNIYDHSKEVAWLAGMMAAELKLDVQLAKRGALLHDVGKVLTHEHEGTHVELGVEVARKYGEQPLVINCIQAHHDDVPHETAESVLVQAADAISGARPGARREAFESYVKRLTKLEEIANSFSGVEKSNVIQAGREIRVIVTPDRVDDGAAVSLSDQIARRIENELQYPGQIRVVVIRETRAVDIAR is encoded by the coding sequence ATGTCGCCATTCCTCCTGCCCCTGGTCGAGGGGCTCGCCGCCGGTGTGGTCGTTGCCACCGTCGCCTTCCTCATCTACAGCCGCACCCAGCGCCAGAGCGCCACCCGGACCCTCGCCGCCGCCCGCGCCGAGGCCCAGGCCCTCGTGGCCGACGCCAGCACCAAGGCCCTCGAGGCCCGCAACCAGATCGTGCTCGAGGGGAAGATGGAAACCCTCCGGCTGCGCGAGGACCTCGACAAGGAGGCCCAGCGGCGCCGGGAGGAGTGGGAGCGGTTCGAGCGCCGGGCCGAGGAGCGCGACCAGACCCTGGAGCGCAAGCTCGAGGAGGTCCGCAAGCAGGAATCCGGCTTCTCCGCCCGCGAGCAGGCGGTGAGCCGCAAGGAGGGGGAGCTGCGCCAGCGGGAGCAGGAGAAGCAGGCGGAGCTCAAGCAGCGGGAGGGGGAGCTGGAGCGCCTGCTGGGCGAGGAGCGGCAGAAGCTGGAGCGGGTGGCCGGGCTGACCGGCGAGGAAGCCCGCCGCGAGGTGCTGCAGAAGGCGGAGGACGAGGCCCGGAGCCAGGCGCAGGCCATCGGCCGCGACATCCGGGAGCAGGCCAAGCGCGCGGCGGAGAAGGACGCCCGGAAGATCGTGGCCCTGGCGGTGCAGCGGCTGGCCGCGGAGGCCACCGCCGAGACCACCGTGTCGGCGGTGCCGCTGCCCAGTGACGAGATGAAGGGCCGGATCATCGGCCGCGAGGGCCGGAACATCCGGGCCTTCGAGCAGGCCACCGGGGTGGACGTCATCATCGACGACACCCCCGACACCGTCATCATCAGCTGCTTCGACCCGGTGCGGCGCGAGGTGGCCCGGCGCACCCTCGAGGCGCTGATCGTGGACGGGCGGATCCACCCGGGACGGATCGAGGAGCTGGCGGCCAAGAGCGCCCGGGAGCTGCAGGCGGAACTGGTGGAGCTGGGCGAGAAGGCGGCCTTCGAGACGGGGGTGCATGGGCTGCACCCGGAGCTGATCAAGCTGATCGGCCGGATGCGCTACCGCACCTCCTACGGCCAGAACATCTACGACCACTCCAAGGAAGTGGCCTGGCTGGCCGGCATGATGGCCGCCGAGCTCAAGCTCGACGTGCAGCTGGCCAAGCGGGGCGCGCTGCTGCACGACGTGGGCAAGGTGCTCACCCACGAGCACGAGGGCACCCACGTGGAGCTCGGCGTGGAGGTGGCCCGCAAGTACGGCGAGCAGCCGCTGGTCATCAACTGCATCCAGGCCCACCACGACGACGTGCCCCACGAGACCGCGGAGTCGGTCCTGGTGCAGGCCGCCGACGCCATCAGCGGCGCGCGCCCCGGCGCCCGGCGCGAGGCCTTCGAGAGCTACGTGAAGCGGCTGACCAAGCTGGAGGAGATCGCCAACTCGTTCAGCGGGGTGGAGAAGTCGAACGTGATCCAGGCGGGCCGCGAGATCCGGGTCATCGTCACCCCCGACCGGGTGGACGACGGCGCCGCCGTGAGTCTCTCCGACCAGATCGCCCGCCGCATCGAGAACGAACTCCAGTACCCGGGCCAGATCCGGGTCGTCGTCATCCGTGAAACCCGAGCCGTGGATATTGCCCGATGA
- the xseA gene encoding exodeoxyribonuclease VII large subunit translates to MTTPDLFADPAADAPWTPTLLARTARRVLEGSIGTLWVRGEVSELKAYQSGHWYFTLRDAEAQVRCVMWRTYASRLKTPPAPGTQVFLRGTPTVWEERGEFRLTVTELLVTDQVGQAQLALERVRRALEKDGLFDPARKRPLPPLPARIAVVTSLDGAALRDIIIVTRKRWPAMQLLVVGTKVQGAEAEAEVVRALGVVNRLESVDLCILARGGGGKEDLAVFNSEAVCRALAAVDVPTISAIGHETDLSLTDLVADVRAATPSAAAELAVPDRADLVRQAAALGTRLAQALGRGTRLAGERLARTGDRLEAALTRRLERPRRDLERLGAQLDALSPLRVLDRGYGVAQAADGRVLRRRADFTPGLSFGLRVSDGTVAARVEPTP, encoded by the coding sequence ATGACGACCCCCGATCTCTTCGCCGACCCGGCCGCCGACGCCCCCTGGACGCCCACGCTGCTCGCCCGCACGGCGCGCCGGGTGCTCGAGGGGAGCATCGGCACGCTCTGGGTCCGGGGGGAGGTCTCGGAGCTCAAGGCCTACCAGAGCGGGCACTGGTACTTCACCCTGCGCGACGCCGAGGCCCAGGTACGCTGCGTGATGTGGCGGACCTACGCGTCCCGCCTCAAGACGCCGCCCGCGCCCGGCACCCAGGTCTTCCTCCGGGGCACCCCCACGGTGTGGGAGGAGCGGGGCGAGTTCCGCCTGACGGTGACCGAGCTGCTCGTCACCGACCAGGTGGGGCAGGCGCAGCTGGCGCTGGAGCGGGTGCGGCGCGCGCTCGAGAAGGACGGGCTGTTCGACCCGGCGCGGAAGCGGCCGCTGCCGCCGCTCCCCGCGCGCATCGCGGTGGTCACCAGCCTCGACGGCGCGGCGCTGCGCGACATCATCATCGTCACCCGCAAGCGGTGGCCCGCCATGCAGCTGCTGGTGGTCGGCACCAAGGTGCAGGGCGCGGAGGCCGAGGCCGAGGTGGTGCGGGCGCTGGGCGTGGTCAACCGGCTGGAGTCGGTGGATCTCTGCATCCTGGCGCGGGGTGGGGGAGGCAAGGAAGACCTCGCCGTCTTCAACAGCGAGGCCGTGTGCCGCGCGCTCGCGGCGGTGGATGTGCCCACGATCTCCGCCATCGGGCACGAGACCGACCTCTCGCTGACCGACCTGGTGGCCGACGTGCGGGCCGCTACCCCCTCCGCCGCGGCCGAACTCGCGGTGCCGGACCGCGCCGACCTGGTGCGGCAGGCCGCCGCGCTGGGCACCCGGCTGGCCCAGGCCCTCGGGCGCGGCACCCGGCTCGCGGGGGAGCGGCTGGCGCGCACTGGTGACCGGCTGGAGGCGGCGCTCACCCGGCGGCTGGAGCGTCCCCGCCGCGACCTCGAACGCCTCGGGGCCCAGCTCGATGCCCTCTCGCCGCTGCGGGTGCTCGACCGCGGCTACGGCGTGGCGCAGGCCGCCGATGGCCGGGTGCTGCGCCGCCGGGCCGATTTCACGCCCGGGCTTTCCTTCGGCCTGCGGGTGAGCGATGGTACGGTCGCCGCCCGCGTGGAACCGACTCCATGA
- the xseB gene encoding exodeoxyribonuclease VII small subunit, giving the protein MTSPTPEVPPSLTDELRRLEEIVRQLEREDGDLDRALALFEEGVGRLRNARERLQQAEARVQKVLEDAAGSLRTEALDAGE; this is encoded by the coding sequence ATGACCAGCCCGACGCCTGAGGTCCCGCCTTCGCTCACCGACGAACTGCGCCGGCTGGAGGAGATCGTCCGCCAGCTGGAACGGGAGGATGGCGACCTCGACCGCGCCCTCGCGCTGTTCGAGGAGGGGGTGGGCCGGCTGCGCAACGCCCGCGAACGGCTGCAGCAGGCGGAGGCGCGGGTGCAGAAGGTGCTGGAGGACGCCGCGGGTTCCCTGCGCACCGAGGCACTCGATGCCGGGGAGTGA
- the pheS gene encoding phenylalanine--tRNA ligase subunit alpha — MADHADHAQELDAIAARLPAVATLAEPDLEAEYIALLGRKQGRLTEFLKTVLPGLPAEAKRTVGARANRLRAELEAAFEARRAELAAAAATRAARGTDLGMPGRPRWTGAPHPVTQVVEEIVTIFRGLGFARATGPEIETEWFNFGALNFPPDHPAMDMHDTLYLDIPERRAGTDRRRNRTSGIEDTSERREATDRRARDEGRWLLRTHTSPVQIRVLLQDPPPVRVVIPGWVYRKDPFDASHAPVFAQVEGLVVDEGISFVDLKATLSHFAREFFGAKTAVRFRPSFFPFTEPSAEMDVSCGVCGGTGCPACKGTGWMEILGAGMVHPNVLANCGLDPEKYTGFAFGMGPGRIAMNRFGITDIRLLYESDMRFLEQFSGTPSRRAAEPTR, encoded by the coding sequence ATGGCCGACCACGCTGACCACGCCCAGGAACTCGACGCGATCGCGGCCCGCCTGCCCGCCGTCGCCACGCTCGCCGAGCCGGACCTCGAGGCGGAGTACATCGCCCTCCTGGGCCGCAAGCAGGGCCGCCTCACCGAGTTCCTCAAGACCGTCCTCCCCGGCCTGCCCGCCGAGGCCAAGCGCACCGTGGGCGCCCGCGCCAACCGGCTGCGGGCCGAGCTCGAGGCTGCCTTCGAGGCCCGCCGGGCCGAGCTGGCCGCCGCGGCCGCCACCCGCGCCGCCCGCGGCACCGACCTCGGCATGCCGGGTCGGCCCCGCTGGACCGGCGCGCCGCACCCGGTGACCCAGGTGGTCGAGGAGATCGTCACGATCTTCCGTGGCCTCGGCTTTGCCCGCGCCACCGGCCCCGAGATCGAGACCGAGTGGTTCAACTTCGGCGCGCTCAACTTCCCGCCGGACCACCCGGCGATGGACATGCACGACACGCTCTACCTCGACATTCCCGAGCGCCGCGCCGGCACCGACCGCCGCCGCAACCGGACCTCGGGCATCGAGGACACGAGCGAGCGGCGCGAGGCCACCGACCGCCGCGCCCGTGACGAGGGCCGCTGGCTGCTCCGCACGCACACCAGTCCGGTGCAGATCCGCGTGCTGCTCCAGGACCCGCCCCCGGTGCGGGTGGTCATCCCAGGCTGGGTGTATCGCAAGGACCCCTTCGACGCCTCCCACGCCCCGGTCTTTGCGCAGGTCGAGGGGCTGGTGGTGGACGAGGGCATCTCGTTCGTGGACCTCAAGGCCACGCTGAGCCACTTTGCCCGGGAGTTCTTCGGCGCGAAGACCGCGGTGCGCTTCCGCCCCTCGTTCTTCCCCTTCACCGAGCCCTCGGCGGAGATGGACGTGAGCTGCGGCGTGTGTGGCGGCACGGGCTGCCCCGCCTGCAAGGGCACGGGGTGGATGGAGATCCTGGGCGCGGGCATGGTGCATCCCAACGTGCTGGCCAACTGCGGCCTCGACCCGGAGAAGTACACCGGCTTCGCCTTCGGCATGGGCCCCGGACGGATCGCCATGAACCGCTTCGGCATCACCGACATCCGCCTGCTGTACGAGAGCGACATGCGCTTCCTGGAACAGTTCAGCGGCACGCCGAGCCGCCGAGCCGCCGAGCCGACCCGATGA
- a CDS encoding 1-deoxy-D-xylulose-5-phosphate synthase, producing the protein MSLLAGIASPADLKQIPRDQLPELAREVRERLIDCCAETGGHIGASLGVVELAIALLYEFDSPTDKILWDVGHQAYAWKLLTGRNDRFPTLRQTGGISGFLKRSESAHDAFGAGHAATAVSAALGMATARDLRGGSNKVVAIVGDGALTCGLSYEGMNNAGHSDRDVILIVNDNGMSISPNVGAISKTLGTIAASPATNRLREHIKHWTFRLGKVFGPEVVEFAKNLEESAKNLFSDGMFFEELGFRYFGPIDGHDLKKLIDTFHFVKPMTGPRVIHIITEKGKGFALAEANKEKWHGLAAYDPETGEPKKKASGPPTWTQVFGDAITQLAAEHPELVAVTAAMPSGTGTSIFQKKWPERFFDVGIAEGHAVTFAGGLAAEGIRPMVAIYSTFMQRAYDNIIHDIAVQHLPVTFCMDRAGLVGEDGQTHMGLYDIAYMLAVPGMTVAAPRDGDEMIGLLRTALAHADGPFSLRYPRDKVPAEPRPAAEIAAVPYGTWQLLREGKDVAILAVGTMVEPSLQAATQLAAEGIDAAVVNCRFLKPLDSGMLQVLAAQHRTFVTVEEGTIVNGFGAYLAETLQTTNPEVRVVALGIPDKLVEQAPRTEQLEAFGLSAGGIARRLRALHSEESVEAR; encoded by the coding sequence ATGAGCCTGCTCGCTGGCATCGCCTCACCCGCCGACCTCAAGCAGATCCCCCGGGACCAGCTCCCCGAGCTGGCGCGGGAGGTGCGCGAACGCCTCATCGACTGCTGCGCCGAGACCGGCGGGCACATCGGGGCGAGCCTGGGCGTGGTCGAACTGGCCATCGCGCTGCTGTACGAGTTCGATTCCCCCACCGACAAGATCCTGTGGGACGTGGGGCACCAGGCCTACGCCTGGAAGCTGCTCACCGGCCGCAACGACCGCTTCCCGACCCTGCGCCAGACCGGCGGCATCTCGGGCTTCCTCAAGCGCTCCGAGAGCGCGCACGACGCCTTCGGCGCCGGCCACGCCGCCACGGCCGTCTCCGCGGCGCTCGGCATGGCCACCGCCCGGGACCTCCGGGGTGGCAGCAACAAGGTGGTGGCCATCGTGGGCGACGGCGCGCTGACCTGCGGGCTGTCCTACGAGGGGATGAACAACGCCGGGCACTCCGACCGGGACGTCATCCTGATCGTCAACGACAACGGGATGTCCATCTCCCCGAACGTGGGCGCCATCAGCAAGACCCTGGGCACCATCGCGGCGAGCCCGGCCACCAACCGGCTGCGCGAGCACATCAAGCACTGGACCTTCCGGCTGGGCAAGGTCTTCGGGCCCGAGGTGGTGGAGTTCGCCAAGAACCTCGAGGAGAGCGCCAAGAACCTCTTCTCCGACGGGATGTTCTTCGAGGAGCTCGGCTTCCGGTACTTCGGCCCCATCGACGGCCACGACCTCAAGAAGCTGATCGATACCTTCCACTTCGTGAAGCCGATGACCGGCCCCCGGGTGATCCACATCATCACCGAGAAGGGGAAGGGCTTCGCGCTGGCGGAGGCCAACAAGGAAAAGTGGCACGGCCTCGCGGCCTACGATCCCGAGACCGGCGAGCCCAAGAAGAAGGCCAGCGGCCCGCCCACCTGGACCCAGGTGTTCGGCGACGCGATCACCCAGCTCGCGGCCGAGCACCCCGAGCTGGTGGCCGTGACGGCCGCGATGCCGAGTGGCACCGGCACCAGCATCTTCCAGAAGAAGTGGCCGGAGCGCTTCTTCGACGTCGGGATCGCCGAGGGGCACGCGGTCACCTTCGCGGGCGGGCTGGCCGCCGAGGGGATCCGTCCCATGGTGGCCATCTACAGCACCTTCATGCAGCGGGCCTACGACAACATCATCCACGACATCGCGGTGCAGCACCTGCCCGTGACGTTCTGCATGGACCGCGCGGGCCTGGTGGGCGAGGACGGCCAGACCCACATGGGGCTCTACGACATCGCCTACATGCTGGCGGTGCCCGGGATGACGGTGGCCGCGCCCCGCGATGGCGACGAGATGATCGGGCTGCTGCGCACCGCGCTGGCCCACGCCGACGGCCCCTTTTCGCTCCGCTACCCGCGCGACAAGGTGCCCGCCGAGCCGCGCCCCGCCGCCGAGATCGCCGCGGTGCCCTACGGCACCTGGCAGCTGCTGCGGGAGGGGAAGGACGTGGCCATCCTCGCGGTCGGCACGATGGTGGAGCCGAGCCTGCAGGCCGCCACCCAGCTGGCGGCGGAGGGCATCGACGCCGCCGTGGTCAACTGCCGCTTCCTCAAGCCGCTCGACAGCGGGATGCTGCAGGTGCTCGCGGCGCAGCACCGCACCTTCGTGACGGTCGAGGAGGGCACCATCGTCAACGGCTTCGGCGCCTACCTGGCGGAGACGCTGCAGACCACCAACCCCGAGGTCCGGGTGGTGGCGCTCGGCATCCCCGACAAGCTGGTGGAGCAGGCGCCGCGCACCGAGCAGCTCGAGGCGTTCGGGCTCTCGGCCGGCGGGATCGCCCGGCGGCTCCGGGCGCTCCACAGCGAGGAGAGCGTCGAGGCGCGATGA
- the folD gene encoding bifunctional methylenetetrahydrofolate dehydrogenase/methenyltetrahydrofolate cyclohydrolase FolD translates to MSARIIDGVALGKTIRQEVALEVAGYKARGVAPGLAVVLVGENPASKAYVGSKEKACLEAGMVSVKVTRPETASEEELLTIVEQLNNDPTIHGILVQLPLPKHINTEKVLLRINPAKDVDGFHPVNVGKLVIGDPTALKPCTPWGVIQMLLRNGIETRGAHAVVIGRSTIVGKPMANLLIQTGPGGDATVTVCHSRTRDLPAVVRSADIVVAAIGKAEFVTADMVRPGAVVIDVGINRVDDPSLPKGYKLVGDVAYAQVAEKASAITPVPGGVGPMTIAMLMANTLQAMKQAM, encoded by the coding sequence ATGAGTGCACGCATCATTGACGGGGTGGCCCTGGGAAAGACCATCCGCCAGGAGGTCGCCCTCGAGGTGGCCGGCTACAAGGCGCGGGGCGTCGCCCCCGGCCTGGCGGTGGTGCTCGTGGGGGAGAACCCCGCCTCCAAGGCCTACGTCGGCAGCAAGGAGAAGGCGTGCCTCGAGGCCGGGATGGTGTCGGTCAAGGTCACCCGGCCCGAGACCGCCTCGGAGGAGGAGCTGCTGACCATCGTGGAGCAGCTCAACAACGACCCGACCATCCACGGCATCCTGGTGCAGCTGCCGCTGCCGAAGCACATCAACACCGAGAAGGTCCTGCTCCGGATCAACCCCGCCAAGGACGTCGACGGCTTCCACCCGGTGAACGTGGGCAAGCTGGTGATCGGGGACCCGACCGCGCTCAAGCCCTGCACCCCGTGGGGGGTGATCCAGATGCTGCTCCGCAACGGGATCGAGACCAGGGGTGCGCACGCGGTGGTCATCGGGCGCAGCACCATCGTGGGCAAGCCGATGGCCAACCTGCTCATCCAGACCGGTCCCGGCGGCGACGCCACGGTGACCGTCTGCCACTCCCGCACCCGCGACCTCCCCGCCGTGGTGCGCAGCGCCGACATCGTGGTGGCCGCCATCGGCAAGGCGGAGTTCGTCACGGCCGACATGGTCCGCCCCGGCGCGGTGGTGATCGACGTGGGCATCAACCGGGTCGATGATCCCTCCCTCCCCAAGGGCTACAAGCTGGTGGGCGACGTGGCCTACGCCCAGGTGGCCGAGAAGGCCAGCGCCATCACCCCCGTGCCCGGGGGGGTGGGCCCCATGACGATCGCCATGCTCATGGCCAACACCCTGCAGGCCATGAAGCAGGCGATGTAG
- a CDS encoding phenylalanine--tRNA ligase subunit beta, which translates to MNVSRRWLEGFLRRPLEADDLVRRLATLGAPVDAVEPLHPGLEAIVVGHVESVAPHPNADRLRVCLVNDGGDERRHVVCGAPNVTAGKKYPFARVGVTIPGGLTLERRKIRGEVSEGMLCSARELGLGQEHDGILELDTEAAPGTPFLEVLPVGDDRLVVDVTPNRADLLGHKGIARELAWSYGVPFRLPDLPGTPTEGLGTLPRAEGQRALVSGVTVGTYDTEGCPRFTAVVIRGVTVGPSPRWLAERLEAAGVRSINNVVDATNYVMLELNHPMHAYDLAQLRGPTVVARRARAGETVVTLDGVTRTLTADMTVIADAERVIGVAGVMGAENTEVSAATTDLLLECACFEPARVRRTRRALGLSTDASYRFERGVDLWGLPDAQRRCAAVILATAGGRVEEAADVWPTPSNPPRVFLRTARVAQVLGADLPVAAIEQYLVAVGCTVLNKPEDHRLAVDLPGWRPDLSTEIDLIEEIARLHGYDTFPVELRPYRVGRLADQPLDQAITRVRNGLVAWGLYEAQTLSLGPAAGPGSLRLLNPLSSEEAWLRESVLPSMLRAVQTNWSRQVRDVRLFEVGAGFAAAPGGGRPVETTRVAAVVTGARHPGHWTEGGVVPDFDLWDLKSLFERAVALANPSATVHLDATGWIARDGQGRTVGSARRQAAEPPAWAAPVFGLEVELSAVPAPPARYRALPTTPSAWRDLNLLLGPGVAVADVLRIVRQAGGALLEDVTIVSEFRSEQLGPDHRAVQVRLTVRAPDRTVRDEDVDGLVGRVLKAVEKQLDAKLRTS; encoded by the coding sequence ATGAACGTCTCCCGCCGCTGGCTGGAGGGGTTCCTCCGCCGCCCGCTCGAGGCCGACGACCTGGTCCGGCGCCTGGCCACGCTGGGCGCGCCCGTGGATGCCGTGGAGCCGCTGCACCCGGGCCTCGAGGCCATCGTGGTGGGCCACGTCGAGTCGGTGGCGCCGCATCCCAATGCCGACCGCCTGCGGGTCTGCCTGGTGAACGACGGCGGTGACGAACGGCGCCACGTGGTGTGCGGCGCCCCCAACGTGACCGCCGGGAAGAAGTACCCCTTTGCCCGGGTGGGTGTGACCATCCCGGGCGGGCTCACCCTGGAGCGCCGCAAGATCCGCGGCGAGGTGTCCGAGGGGATGCTCTGCTCCGCCCGCGAGCTGGGACTGGGGCAGGAGCACGATGGCATCCTCGAGCTCGACACCGAGGCCGCCCCCGGCACCCCGTTCCTCGAGGTGCTGCCGGTGGGCGATGACCGGCTGGTCGTGGACGTCACGCCCAACCGCGCCGACCTGCTGGGACACAAGGGGATCGCGCGCGAGCTGGCGTGGAGCTACGGGGTGCCGTTCCGGCTCCCGGACCTGCCCGGGACCCCGACCGAGGGGCTGGGCACCCTGCCGCGCGCCGAGGGCCAGCGGGCGCTGGTCTCCGGCGTCACGGTCGGCACCTACGACACCGAGGGCTGCCCGAGGTTCACCGCGGTGGTGATCCGCGGGGTGACGGTGGGTCCCTCGCCGCGCTGGCTGGCGGAGCGGCTCGAGGCGGCCGGGGTGCGCAGCATCAACAACGTGGTGGACGCCACCAATTACGTGATGCTCGAGCTCAACCACCCCATGCACGCCTACGACCTGGCGCAACTGCGCGGGCCCACGGTGGTGGCGCGGCGGGCCCGGGCGGGGGAGACGGTGGTGACCCTCGACGGCGTCACCCGCACCCTGACGGCCGACATGACCGTCATCGCCGACGCCGAGCGGGTCATCGGCGTGGCCGGGGTGATGGGGGCGGAGAACACCGAGGTCTCGGCCGCCACCACCGACCTGCTGCTGGAGTGCGCCTGCTTCGAGCCGGCGCGGGTGCGCCGCACCCGGCGGGCGCTGGGCCTCTCCACCGACGCCTCCTACCGGTTCGAGCGCGGGGTGGATCTCTGGGGCCTCCCCGACGCCCAGCGTCGCTGCGCCGCCGTCATCCTGGCCACCGCCGGGGGCCGGGTGGAGGAGGCCGCCGACGTCTGGCCCACGCCGTCCAACCCGCCGCGGGTCTTCCTGCGCACCGCGCGGGTGGCCCAGGTGCTGGGCGCGGACCTGCCGGTCGCGGCCATCGAGCAGTACCTGGTGGCCGTCGGCTGCACCGTGCTCAACAAGCCGGAGGACCACCGGCTGGCGGTGGACCTTCCCGGCTGGCGGCCCGACCTGTCCACCGAGATCGACCTCATCGAGGAGATCGCGCGGCTGCACGGGTACGACACCTTTCCGGTCGAGCTGCGCCCCTACCGGGTGGGCCGCCTGGCCGACCAGCCGCTCGACCAGGCCATCACCCGAGTCCGGAACGGGCTCGTGGCCTGGGGCCTCTACGAGGCCCAGACCCTCTCGCTGGGCCCCGCCGCCGGCCCGGGCTCGCTCCGGCTGCTCAACCCGCTCTCCAGCGAGGAGGCGTGGCTGCGGGAGTCGGTGCTCCCGAGCATGCTCCGCGCGGTGCAGACCAACTGGTCCCGGCAGGTGCGGGATGTCCGGCTGTTCGAGGTGGGGGCGGGATTCGCGGCGGCGCCGGGCGGCGGACGGCCGGTGGAGACCACCCGGGTGGCCGCCGTGGTGACCGGTGCCCGCCATCCGGGCCACTGGACGGAGGGCGGGGTGGTGCCGGACTTCGATCTGTGGGACCTCAAGTCCCTGTTCGAACGGGCGGTTGCTCTGGCCAACCCGTCGGCCACTGTGCATCTTGATGCAACCGGCTGGATCGCGCGCGACGGCCAGGGCCGGACGGTGGGCTCGGCCCGGCGGCAGGCGGCGGAGCCGCCGGCCTGGGCGGCCCCGGTGTTCGGGCTGGAGGTGGAGCTGAGCGCGGTGCCGGCGCCGCCGGCGCGATACCGTGCGCTCCCGACCACCCCGTCGGCGTGGCGGGACCTCAACCTCCTGCTGGGCCCCGGGGTCGCGGTGGCCGACGTGCTGCGGATCGTGCGGCAGGCGGGCGGGGCGCTGCTGGAAGACGTGACCATCGTGAGTGAGTTCCGCAGCGAGCAGCTGGGACCGGACCACCGGGCGGTGCAGGTGCGCCTGACCGTGCGGGCGCCGGACCGGACCGTCCGCGACGAAGACGTCGACGGGCTGGTGGGCCGGGTGCTCAAGGCGGTGGAGAAACAGCTTGACGCAAAGCTACGAACGTCCTGA